Proteins from a genomic interval of Dendropsophus ebraccatus isolate aDenEbr1 chromosome 6, aDenEbr1.pat, whole genome shotgun sequence:
- the LOC138795307 gene encoding olfactory receptor 2B6-like — protein sequence MDFNRTVVNEIILLGFSCDGTICNLLFLLFLVIYVITVIGNCLLILVVLIGSHLHTPMYFFLCMLSFLDLCNSTSVVPRLLLDLFSVERSISVGACAIQLYTILLMGGTECSLLTIMAYDRYVAICRPLHYPLLMRWSVCYRLTALLWILSFFIFVFPSLAMPIPLCYPNKINHFMCEILAIRKLTCIHYYFSEVLVLSICFTSVLLPFVFIIVSYACIISSVLKVQTAGRSKAFSTCTSHILVVALFFGTGLIMYFGPSADYSTNQGKYISVFYNIICPMLNPLIYSLNNKDVKERLKKMGKF from the coding sequence atGGACTTCAACAGGACGGTTGTGAATGAGATCATATTATTGGGGTTCTCCTGCGATGGCACCATATGTAaccttctctttcttctcttccTCGTGATCTATGTGATTACTGTCATTGGAAATTGTCTCCTCATATTGGTCGTTCTGATCGGCTCCCATCTTCACACTCCCATGTACTTTTTTCTTTGTATGTTATCCTTCCTGGACTTATGTAACTCTACGTCCGTTGTGCCAAGGTTATTGTTGGATCTCTTCTCCGTAGAAAGGTCCATATCGGTTGGGGCTTGTGCCATACAACTCTACACAATACTTCTGATGGGAGGAACGGAATGTTCTCTTCTTACTATCATGGCCTATGACCGATATGTGGCCATCTGCCGGCCTCTCCACTACCCGCTGTTGATGAGATGGAGCGTCTGTTATCGGCTCACGGCCCTCCTATGGATATTGAGCTTCTTCATATTTGTATTTCCATCGCTTGCCATGCCCATACCTCTCTGCTACCCGAACAAGATCAATCACTTCATGTGTGAGATTCTAGCCATCAGAAAGCTGACCTGTATTCACTACTACTTTAGTGAGGTTTTGGTTCTTAGCATTTGTTTTACTTCTGTCCTCCTTCCCTTCGTCTTTATCATAGTTTCTTATGCTTGTATTATATCGTCTGTATTAAAGGTCCAGACTGCAGGAAGATCCAAGGCTTTCTCCACTTGCACCTCCCATATCTTGGTGGTGGCTTTATTCTTTGGGACTGGTTTGATCATGTACTTTGGGCCATCAGCAGATTATTCAACAAATCAGGGGAAATACATCTCTGTGTTTTATAATATTATTTGCCCAATGTTAAATCCTCTCATTTACAGCCTGAATAACAAGGACGTCAAAGAACGACTTAAAAAAATGGGAAAATTTTGA